The Paenibacillus mucilaginosus 3016 genome includes the window CTCAGATCAAAGGCCCGTATCAAAGCCTCGTATCACGGCCCCCATGGACATATAGCAGCAGCCCCCCGGCTTAAACAGGGGGGCTGCTTGCATATGGGGGAGAGCCCTCAAAACGCTGATCCTGCAAATTTCTACTTGTATACAAGTGTGAGTGCGAGTACAATAGCTTTATCGGAAAGCTTGTATACAAGTTGATGGATAGCCTATGGAATCCAAAGAAGGGAAGGGGATACCCATTCCAAACATCACTTCGGAAGGCTCAGCCCAGCGCAAATCGCAGGGGGTGTATGAGGCCATCCGCGACGACATCGTGTCTCTGCGGCTCGTGCCCGGGAGCATGATCTACGAGAACGAGCTCGTCGAAGAGCTCGGGATCAGCCGCACGCCGATCCGCGAGGCGATCCGGCTGCTCGTCAGCGAAGGGCTGCTGGAGGTGCTACCGCAGCGGGGGACCCGGATCGCCCGGATCTCCTTGCGCAAGGTGGCCGAAGCGCGGTTTATCCGCGGGCAGCTCGAGCTCGGCGCGTTCCGGCTCGCTGCGCGGCTGTGGCATCCCGGCGAGCACGGGGGCGTCAAGGCCGAGGCGGAGGAGCTGCTCGCGAAGCAGCGTGAGGCGGCGGAGGCCGGGGATGCGGCGCGGTTCCTGCAGCTCGACGAAGCGTTCCACCAGGCGGTGATCGGCGTCAACGGCAATGCGACCCTGCAGCAGGTCATCACCCAGATGCGGGGGCACTTGAACCGGCTGCGGTGCCTGGCCCTGCGGCAGTACCACTACATGCCGCAGATGATCGAGGAGCACCAGGGCCTGCTGGAGGCGGTCGAGCAGGGCAATGAGGCCCTTGCAGCCGAGCGGCTGGAGCATCATTTGGGCAAGCTGGATGTCGAGCTGCCCGAGCTGCGGAGCGCTTATCCGGACTATTTTCAAGAATAAAAGGGGACTTGTGCGATGAGAATGGTGTTCCGGTGGTATGGGGAAGGCAACGATACGGTCTCCCTGAAGCAGATCAAGCAGATTCCCGGTGTCGAAGGCATCGTATGGGCGCTGCATGATGTGCCGGTCGGCGAAGAATGGCCGATGGACAAGATCGAGGCTTACAAGCGGCAGGCGGACGAATACGGGCTTCACCTGGAAGTCGTCGAGAGCGTGAACGTGCATGAGGACATCAAGCTGGGCCTGCCCTCGCGGGATGTGTATATCGACAATTACATCCGGACGATCGAGAAGCTGGCGAAAGTCGGAGCGAAGACGATCTGCTACAATTTCATGCCGGTCTTCGATTGGATCCGCACCGATCTGTTCAAGGCGCACGAAGACGGATCGACGGCCCTGTTCTACGAGAAGGCCAAGGTGGAAGAGATGAATCCGCAGGAGCTCGTGAGCAAAATCGCGCTGAACCCCGACTTCACGATGCCCGGCTGGGAGCCGGAGCGGCTGCGCAGGCTGGCCCCGCTCTTCGACGCTTACAAGGAAGTGTCGGAGGAGGATCTGTGGAACAACCTCCAGTATTTCCTGGAGCGGGTCATCCCGGTCGCCGAGCAGCATGACATCCGGATGGCGATTCACCCGGACGATCCGCCCTGGCCGATCTTCGGCCTGCCGAGAATCATGACCGGGCGGGAGAACTTCCGGAGGCTGCTGAAGCTGGTCGACAGCCCGTCCAACGGGCTTACGCTGTGCAGCGGCTCGCTCGGAGCCAATCCGTCCAATGACATACCGGCGATGGTCCGGGAGTTCGCGGACCGGATTCCGTTCGCGCACATCCGCAACGTGAAGGTGTACGAGAACGGCGATTTTATCGAAACGTCCCACCGGGCCTGCGACGGCACCGTGGATATCGTGGACATTGTCCGGGCGTACCATGAGAACGGCTTCACCGGCTACGCGAGACCGGACCACGGACGCCATATCTGGGATGAGCAGTGCCGTCCGGGTTACGGGCTGTACGACCGGGCGCTGGGGATTATGTATTTGTGGGGCATATGGGATGCCCTGGAACGAAATGCGAAGGAGAGTGCCTGATGATACCGGTACATACGAATCTGCAGGGAAAAGTCGCCGTCGTGACGGGCGGCAGCGGGGTGC containing:
- a CDS encoding GntR family transcriptional regulator translates to MESKEGKGIPIPNITSEGSAQRKSQGVYEAIRDDIVSLRLVPGSMIYENELVEELGISRTPIREAIRLLVSEGLLEVLPQRGTRIARISLRKVAEARFIRGQLELGAFRLAARLWHPGEHGGVKAEAEELLAKQREAAEAGDAARFLQLDEAFHQAVIGVNGNATLQQVITQMRGHLNRLRCLALRQYHYMPQMIEEHQGLLEAVEQGNEALAAERLEHHLGKLDVELPELRSAYPDYFQE
- the uxuA gene encoding mannonate dehydratase encodes the protein MRMVFRWYGEGNDTVSLKQIKQIPGVEGIVWALHDVPVGEEWPMDKIEAYKRQADEYGLHLEVVESVNVHEDIKLGLPSRDVYIDNYIRTIEKLAKVGAKTICYNFMPVFDWIRTDLFKAHEDGSTALFYEKAKVEEMNPQELVSKIALNPDFTMPGWEPERLRRLAPLFDAYKEVSEEDLWNNLQYFLERVIPVAEQHDIRMAIHPDDPPWPIFGLPRIMTGRENFRRLLKLVDSPSNGLTLCSGSLGANPSNDIPAMVREFADRIPFAHIRNVKVYENGDFIETSHRACDGTVDIVDIVRAYHENGFTGYARPDHGRHIWDEQCRPGYGLYDRALGIMYLWGIWDALERNAKESA